The sequence CCTGGAACGAACCAGAAAATAACACAAACATAACTGAATTGGCAATATATTGTCTGATCCTCGATCTGACTTCGACTTTCTGCTACAACTTAAGTCTCAAGTTAAAACCGAACTAAACTAGTTTGGTCTAGTTCTATACTATGCACACTCTTAGTTTTTTGTCTCCGTTTTATGgttagtaataaaataataataaggataagaaTATTATGGAAAAAAAGTAATTAAATTTATAAAACCAATAAAAAAAAAAGGTAATGGTGAGTGGTGAAATGGCAAAGGGTTAGCATGAAGAATTGCCCCATAAAGATCATTTTCAACCCTAACGATGATATCACAGGCagtttggccaaaaagtgcaaaaAAGTGCAAACTGACTGTGATTAGGCACTGACATTTTTTAACCGGTGTGTCACTTTTTTGTGTTAAATATTGGGTATGGTGATGTAATAAAATCTGATTAAAATGGGGTGGAAAAAAATAAAtcagtaataataaatatatattaattaaatcaaGAAAATGTGTGATTGGTTATTGAGGGGAAGTCACGAACAAAAAAACTCGTCATCTTTGCAACTGACGCCTGGTTAACTTCGTTAGTTTTCGTCAATTACCCTTCATATCATCTGACGGATGCAATCTGACGATGGGTTAGAATAGGTCTAACAATAGTCATATCTAACGATAAGTCGCTGGTCATGGATTTTGTGTTATTTCCCAGTGGCGGAACTAGAATTTTTTTTTTACTGGAGGCAAATAaaattaaaaccgtagcaattttttgggataaaatatggaggttttggggcaaaaaaatcaggtttttaggcaaattatgaaggtttttgggcaaaatttgaaggtttttgggcaaaatttgaagattttgaagCAAACGTTGGAGaattttgagcaaaatttgaaagTATTAGAGCAAAATAGGTAGAttttagaagaagaaaaaaaataaaaaatccatCACGTAAAAAAAAATCCATTTGGGCAAGGTACCCAATGTAGTTTTGCCAGTTTTTGGGAATAAAGAATCTTGAGGGTTAAAACATAAAACTCTACAACTTTAGGGTTCATGATACCATTTTACTTGACAATCACAAACAAACCCAGCATCATCGTCAGGCCATTGACGTCCGTCGTAGCGCCACCACCTGAAGTTATGTCGATATACTTATTTCTTCGGAATCTCCAAAATTTCATACATAAAACATACATTCTTCACCGTGTCAGGTTGAATGATTCATCTCAGCTATCTTATTCGTGCAATTTCTATTTTTAGGGTTTTACTATCGCTACTGTGTAATTATGCCCTAAAAGCACACGTCATGTCTGGTTTAGTTTTTGATTCACATTAACAGCTTCCTACTATATTAGTTCTGTTAAGTTATCATAAACTTAAATAGTATTAAAAAAACTGATGTAAGATACGAGTAACTAATTAGTGGTTCCCAAATTAAGATCTGTTTAGAGTTAGACTTCCATGGTTAAGAAAAAGGCAAATGCCATAAGGCTTAGTTAGATTAACTTGTATATCTAGTTTGCAGAATTTGTGGTTTTAGTGGATGATATTAGTAAAATGCCCCGAATCATTAATAGGTGATTATATGCTATGTATGTGAGATGTTAAAAACTCTGTTGATGATACTGTTGTTAAATGCAGGAGTTCGTTAAATCAAAATCAATGCTCGGATATTATAAGATATATAAACACAAAGGCTAATAGTAATGCTCATTCATTTACATGCTTCTCGTTGGAAAACCAGATAAGCCAGAAACCTGTATATATGCTTTGTAACTCTAAGTTCTTATCAAGGTCAAATGTTCGGTTAATGAGTAGTTCTGCTATTGAGATGACAACGGATAAAGATGTTGTCAGGTTTCGTATCGATAAACAGCGTAATAGACCTGATGGTTTGACTGAAAGAGAAAAGAAAAGACGGATTAGAGTGTCAAAAAAggctaaacttaatgaattaaggtTTTATCGCTTGAAGGCAAAGAAAAAGATGAGATCTCCGAATCCCGAAATTCGGATTTTGTATAGGCTTGGAAAGGTACCGTTTTTTCCAGGTTCTCCCAACAAAATGTGTTCATTTCAAACagtaatcataaaaaaaaaaaaaaaaaaaaattaattagtgTTTCAAAAAGGATGGCAAAAGTATCACTCCAAAAATAATGTAATTTCATTTTTGAATAATGATTTAAGAGTTTTATGCTTTGAAATGCGCTTTATGTGACATATAATCTGTTTGAACCGTTTGACTCCTTCCCTTTTCTCTTCATTACACATGTGACCCGTAAGAGATGAGATATAACCTGATGCATAAGTCGAATTTTCCACCTTAAATATAAACAATTTGAACTGTTGGGTGTATAGGTGTCTATTACATTCTGCATTAGTCCTTTAGCAAATGTTAACCTATGTATTTTATGTAAAGTAatccagcggttggtggcctgcctcctttaggggaggtcaagagttcgacccccgttggctacatattaaaaaacacaatttcatccctgccatgaagtatccacccatggcacctttcccatatcgtttggggggtaaaggggagaggtgttttacttggccgtgcccttggattggtttcaaggtttcctccagggcagcgatgggggcggggttattatcgctgcatcggcatagtcgaaacgggagatgatcgtaacgggtggtttagtccccctcgggtgatcccaatcgctgtccaaaaaaaataaaaatttatggaCTTAATCTAAAGTATTCTTCCAAGTTTGACCTGAAATCCATCAGTATCAGTATGAGGATAATGATAGAACAAACAAATAGTAGCGTTGCAATTGGAATGATATCCCTATCATTTTGGGTTATGTAAGAGCTTGGTTGGTTCTCAATAGTCATACCATATACGTCATTTTTGTAACGAAAGTGAAATTGTGACTATATTTACTTATGTATcagttataataatatatttttttctcCAGGCCAAAAGAAAGGAAGAATGGTTGATTGAAAAACTAAGGAAATTCGATGTACGAAAGGCCACACCTGAAGTATATGATCCAGAAATTTTAACAGAGGAAGAAAAGTTTTACCTAAAGAGAACTGGTGAGAAAAAGAAACATTACGTTCCAGTTGGAAGACGTGGAGTATTTGGAGGAGTTGTTCTTAATATGCACCTTCATTGGAAGAACCATGAGACTGTTAAGGTTGTTTGCAAACCTTGTAAACCTGGTCAAATTCAAGAATATGCTGACGAGCTTACTCGATTAAGTAAAGGCATTGTGATTGACATAAAGCCTAATAATGTCATCTTATTTTTTCGTGGAAAAAATTATGTGCAACCGGAGATTATGTCACCTCCAGATACCCTGTCGAAAGCTAAGGTACTCCTATCTTTTTTAAAATTTGATGAAGGTTGGTTTACCTTTTTATCCAGTTATCGCTTCGTGTCTAATGCGAAGTTCATGATCATTGTTTAATGAAAAAGTTATAGAGTGATCGTTCTTGAGAATCATTGTATTTTTGCAGGCCTTAGAAAAATACAAACTCGAACAGTCCCTTGAGCATACAAGTGAGTTCATTGAAAAGCTCGAGAATGAGCTGGAAGAGTATTACAAGCATAAAGCTCGGTTCACCAAAGAGAAGGAAAGTTCACCCAAGTCTTAAGCGGGTAATGATGGCACATGGTTAGCCACCGTGGTCTAGTGGTTGATGTGATATCCTCACTAATTGCACGTCTTGTGGTGGCCAAAGAAAGATCGGAAACAGTCACGTGGATATACAGTTAGGCCACATATATCTTAAACCAGTGAAAACATCATCCGTTTACTCATTTATTTTGCATGTCCAGTTGGACAAAAAACGAATTCAACCATCACTGCTTGTTATCTGACCGCAGACAGAAAGTGGGGATTGGATCTTGGCGGAAGTACCTAGTAGTTAAGTTAACTGAAGATGAAGAGAACCAAGTTTTGATAAATTAAGTTAAACTCGGTGTTAGTAACACAAGTCAGGATGGCCTGCTGAAGAACCTATGTGCTAAACTCGAATGATGGTCATTATTTGGTTTCCTACATCTGCGTGCAAGGAAAACGCATTATGAGATGATATGTAATCGTTTGGATTATGTTTACAGCCTTAAGGAATGTTGGTCAATCATACATTATCCAGTTTCAGACATAATCGTCATCATGTATTTACAGGGGCGAatttagagggggggggggggggggggggggggggggggggccacccccagtcgatttcgaaatt comes from Rutidosis leptorrhynchoides isolate AG116_Rl617_1_P2 chromosome 4, CSIRO_AGI_Rlap_v1, whole genome shotgun sequence and encodes:
- the LOC139845254 gene encoding uncharacterized CRM domain-containing protein At3g25440, chloroplastic, translated to MSIYLFLRNLQNFIHKTYILHRVRSSLNQNQCSDIIRYINTKANSNAHSFTCFSLENQISQKPVYMLCNSKFLSRSNVRLMSSSAIEMTTDKDVVRFRIDKQRNRPDGLTEREKKRRIRVSKKAKLNELRFYRLKAKKKMRSPNPEIRILYRLGKAKRKEEWLIEKLRKFDVRKATPEVYDPEILTEEEKFYLKRTGEKKKHYVPVGRRGVFGGVVLNMHLHWKNHETVKVVCKPCKPGQIQEYADELTRLSKGIVIDIKPNNVILFFRGKNYVQPEIMSPPDTLSKAKALEKYKLEQSLEHTSEFIEKLENELEEYYKHKARFTKEKESSPKS